In Helianthus annuus cultivar XRQ/B chromosome 3, HanXRQr2.0-SUNRISE, whole genome shotgun sequence, a single window of DNA contains:
- the LOC110870863 gene encoding protein GLUTAMINE DUMPER 5, whose protein sequence is MAVEATSSTPPSSSPQVTIQRSPWHSPVPYLFGGLAAMLTLIAFALFILAYSYWKLSDETESRNDHERDLESENPYQESKPEYYKAQPVFEEKYFVVMAGHTKPTFLATPISSRVTSFGCNSDRSHSTANSELDIMES, encoded by the coding sequence ATGGCAGTTGAAGCAACTTCTTCAACACCTCCATCATCATCACCGCAGGTTACTATTCAACGTTCACCGTGGCACTCACCGGTGCCATACCTCTTCGGAGGTCTTGCTGCCATGCTGACTCTCATTGCTTTCGCCCTCTTCATCCTCGCCTATTCTTACTGGAAGCTCTCTGACGAAACCGAAAGCCGCAATGACCATGAAAGAGATCTAGAATCCGAGAACCCGTACCAAGAATCCAAACCCGAATATTACAAGGCGCAACCTGTTTTTGAAGAGAAGTATTTTGTAGTCATGGCTGGACACACAAAACCGACGTTTTTGGCAACGCCCATTTCAAGTAGAGTTACATCATTTGGTTGCAACAGTGATCGGAGCCATTCAACAGCAAACTCCGAGTTGGATATAATGGAATCGTGA